The following proteins are co-located in the Corynebacterium kalinowskii genome:
- the tadA gene encoding tRNA adenosine(34) deaminase TadA produces the protein MFPAFEAMMRRAIEVARSTPEADVPVGAVLFDATGRELASATNRRETDLDPTAHAEVLAIREAVKVHGDGWRLTGCTLAVTLEPCAMCAGAILGARVGRVIFGAWEPKTGACGSHIEVLRAPGELHQIEVRGGVLEEECSALLSTFFRKHR, from the coding sequence ATGTTCCCCGCTTTCGAAGCCATGATGCGCCGCGCCATCGAGGTCGCGCGAAGCACCCCGGAAGCCGATGTCCCCGTCGGAGCCGTGCTTTTCGACGCCACCGGCCGCGAACTCGCCTCGGCCACCAACCGGCGGGAAACCGACCTCGATCCAACCGCCCACGCCGAAGTCCTCGCGATCCGGGAGGCTGTCAAGGTGCACGGCGACGGCTGGCGACTGACCGGCTGTACCCTGGCCGTCACCCTCGAGCCCTGCGCGATGTGTGCGGGCGCAATCCTTGGCGCCCGGGTCGGCCGCGTTATATTCGGTGCCTGGGAGCCAAAGACAGGTGCCTGCGGCTCCCATATTGAGGTGCTGCGCGCGCCTGGTGAGCTCCACCAAATTGAGGTGCGCGGCGGCGTACTGGAAGAAGAATGCAGCGCTTTGCTCAGTACCTTCTTCCGCAAACATAGGTAG
- a CDS encoding CsbD family protein translates to MSDFKNKFDEVSGKAKEAAGEATNNESLANEGRADQAKAEIKDAVKETGDKILGAFKKDK, encoded by the coding sequence ATGTCCGATTTCAAGAACAAGTTCGATGAAGTATCCGGCAAGGCAAAAGAAGCAGCTGGCGAAGCCACCAACAACGAGTCCCTGGCCAACGAGGGTCGCGCTGACCAAGCCAAGGCTGAAATCAAGGACGCAGTAAAGGAAACCGGCGACAAGATTCTCGGCGCCTTCAAAAAAGACAAGTAG
- a CDS encoding phage gene 29 protein family protein, translating into MPIPLQHHCNSSDPEEAALWALVALPGVGDTAPLALPVEVMRKWAKRLWDCGFRHVPELQTIKYVPPGADADWLTGAGGRWAPIDEAVEPRGLAPDTSQLSMVERQALYAQLRAEFEVPTPDSKHATVEVKEQ; encoded by the coding sequence ATGCCAATTCCACTCCAGCACCATTGCAATTCATCGGATCCGGAGGAAGCGGCCCTCTGGGCCCTGGTCGCACTTCCCGGCGTCGGGGATACCGCACCTTTGGCCTTGCCTGTGGAGGTGATGCGCAAGTGGGCAAAGCGCCTGTGGGACTGCGGATTCAGGCACGTTCCGGAGCTGCAAACCATCAAGTATGTGCCACCGGGCGCTGATGCCGACTGGCTGACCGGTGCCGGCGGCCGGTGGGCACCCATCGATGAGGCCGTCGAGCCCCGCGGCCTGGCTCCGGACACCTCCCAGCTATCCATGGTCGAGCGCCAAGCGCTCTACGCGCAGTTGCGCGCGGAGTTTGAGGTTCCGACCCCAGATAGCAAGCACGCCACTGTGGAGGTGAAGGAGCAATGA
- a CDS encoding HNH endonuclease signature motif containing protein has translation MSRIDQFASAEARAMDLLAEAAGLTAFALVKRGISLGSARRIARLSSVYFDPQTPFSRHRARCRSIGAHLALPDLETIEGFASKAKTLGGHKAAWELREYLCTLSGAKEIRREGAAKIAELESASDKSLAPKAGARFSRHGDMTRLTLTLDEHTMAEAQAVSISHAKQRSGEDFSKQQFAEAIANLITGADDAQRVETRRMIYAVVPLPELARIYRSEGDDLVVHMTDGTSMSGREFLEAEFEAEGLAALIDREEGPVDLYRTSRFASIKQRLLLHAKSTTCIWPGCNKGAEHCQAHHIVPWARGGPTNINNMAHLCKYHNGINDDDPTKPTGRGVILSRDGTIGWYSPRTGTFIKVYSPR, from the coding sequence ATGTCACGCATCGACCAATTCGCTAGCGCCGAAGCCCGCGCCATGGACCTCCTCGCTGAGGCCGCCGGGCTCACGGCCTTCGCTTTGGTCAAACGTGGAATCTCTTTGGGCTCAGCACGGCGCATCGCACGCCTATCCAGCGTCTATTTCGACCCTCAGACCCCGTTCTCCCGCCACCGTGCCCGTTGCCGAAGCATCGGGGCCCATCTTGCGCTCCCCGATCTAGAGACCATCGAAGGGTTCGCGTCCAAAGCGAAAACCCTGGGCGGGCACAAGGCCGCCTGGGAGTTGCGCGAGTATTTATGCACTTTGTCCGGGGCAAAAGAAATTCGACGAGAAGGCGCAGCAAAGATCGCCGAGTTGGAATCAGCCTCAGACAAGTCGTTAGCACCGAAGGCAGGAGCTCGGTTCTCTCGCCACGGCGATATGACCAGGCTGACGCTCACCCTGGATGAGCACACAATGGCCGAGGCACAAGCAGTCTCGATTTCTCATGCCAAGCAGCGCAGCGGCGAAGATTTCTCTAAGCAGCAGTTCGCTGAGGCGATCGCAAACCTCATCACTGGCGCAGACGACGCCCAGCGCGTAGAAACGCGCCGAATGATTTATGCAGTGGTACCACTCCCCGAGCTTGCGCGAATCTATCGGAGCGAAGGCGACGACCTGGTGGTGCACATGACCGATGGGACGTCGATGAGCGGGCGCGAGTTCCTGGAAGCCGAGTTTGAGGCAGAAGGATTGGCCGCACTCATCGACCGCGAGGAAGGACCCGTTGACCTGTACCGCACTTCCCGGTTCGCAAGCATCAAACAGCGACTGTTGCTGCATGCAAAATCAACGACATGCATTTGGCCGGGCTGCAACAAGGGCGCCGAGCACTGTCAAGCGCACCATATCGTGCCCTGGGCCCGCGGCGGACCGACCAATATCAACAATATGGCGCATTTATGCAAGTACCATAATGGGATCAACGACGACGACCCCACCAAACCCACCGGAAGAGGTGTGATCTTATCCAGGGACGGGACCATAGGATGGTACAGCCCGCGAACTGGAACCTTTATCAAAGTCTATTCACCTCGATAA
- a CDS encoding peptidoglycan recognition protein family protein: MTLIDMSQRFTFGGPRVQAIRGICIHTTESSMGAKAEDVAAWQASSRTGSYHRLGDDYGTEVLANTDDWTTWSTGNLGNDVLLHFSCVAQAAWSRAEWLSTRHTKMWDTMVNRVAEWCKTYGIPVDILDAPHLLQGRKGLYGHDDTRVWGGTDHTDPGPNFPWDVLRDRVLAKLNPTPAQKGPDMTVPFNRVHEAAIDDTKHAAQGAEALAAEVGAQLKGSGHLGEHPGWTAEVILRNVRAKGYDGLTLTDMVGLQIWGTDADRAAARAVGEKVK, translated from the coding sequence ATGACCCTTATCGACATGTCACAACGCTTCACTTTCGGCGGCCCCCGCGTCCAAGCAATCCGAGGTATCTGCATTCACACCACGGAATCAAGCATGGGAGCTAAAGCCGAAGACGTGGCAGCCTGGCAAGCCAGCTCACGCACAGGCTCCTACCACCGACTCGGCGACGATTACGGCACCGAAGTCCTAGCCAACACCGACGACTGGACGACCTGGTCCACAGGCAACCTCGGCAACGACGTTCTCCTGCACTTCTCCTGCGTCGCGCAGGCAGCATGGTCCCGCGCCGAGTGGCTATCCACACGCCACACAAAGATGTGGGACACGATGGTCAACCGCGTCGCCGAGTGGTGCAAAACCTACGGTATCCCGGTCGATATCCTCGACGCTCCGCACCTCCTACAAGGCCGCAAAGGCCTGTACGGGCACGACGACACCCGCGTCTGGGGCGGCACGGACCACACCGACCCCGGCCCGAATTTCCCGTGGGACGTGCTCCGCGATCGCGTCCTCGCAAAACTCAACCCAACGCCAGCGCAGAAAGGCCCTGACATGACTGTTCCGTTTAACCGAGTCCATGAAGCCGCTATCGACGACACTAAGCACGCAGCGCAGGGGGCGGAAGCTCTCGCCGCGGAGGTAGGTGCGCAGCTCAAGGGGTCTGGCCATCTCGGCGAGCACCCCGGCTGGACGGCGGAAGTGATCCTCCGAAATGTCCGTGCCAAGGGGTACGACGGTCTGACCCTGACGGATATGGTCGGCCTGCAGATTTGGGGCACCGACGCTGACCGCGCAGCAGCGCGGGCAGTCGGGGAGAAGGTGAAGTGA
- a CDS encoding tRNA adenosine deaminase-associated protein, translating into MSTNEDLSFSVAVTAVNGVWKVAEYDDDFHDVEDAVKAVRALRAEGPAFAMICVDDDYFLIVRPTPGRVKLLLSDATAAIDDDYAESALDLIGAEAEDGEPYAEGDFDVLEDLGLAEQVLSVITDNTEAWASEQLQQIADELGFGDELSDIY; encoded by the coding sequence ATGAGCACGAATGAGGACCTCAGCTTCTCGGTCGCAGTGACGGCCGTGAATGGCGTGTGGAAAGTCGCTGAGTACGACGACGATTTCCACGACGTCGAGGACGCTGTCAAAGCGGTTCGTGCGTTGCGCGCCGAAGGGCCCGCATTTGCCATGATCTGCGTGGACGACGATTACTTTCTCATCGTGCGCCCAACCCCGGGCCGCGTGAAGCTGCTGCTTTCCGACGCCACCGCCGCCATCGACGATGACTACGCCGAATCCGCCCTCGACCTGATCGGCGCAGAAGCAGAAGACGGCGAGCCATACGCAGAGGGCGACTTCGATGTCCTCGAAGATTTGGGCCTCGCCGAACAAGTCCTCTCCGTGATCACCGACAACACCGAAGCCTGGGCGTCCGAGCAGCTCCAGCAGATCGCCGACGAGCTCGGCTTCGGCGACGAGCTCTCCGACATCTACTAA
- a CDS encoding holin, whose product MRSTQFWLDLAERAIKTLAQTLLAWLVVDQTIWELDWQQGLGVAATATVASILGSIASAGVAEPETASLVSTGRHAAAER is encoded by the coding sequence ATGCGTAGCACCCAATTCTGGCTAGATCTCGCAGAGCGTGCCATCAAGACCCTCGCGCAGACCCTCCTCGCGTGGCTAGTCGTGGATCAGACGATCTGGGAGCTGGACTGGCAGCAAGGCTTAGGCGTCGCAGCGACAGCGACCGTCGCGTCGATCCTCGGGTCCATCGCCTCCGCTGGCGTCGCAGAGCCCGAGACCGCGTCCCTGGTGTCCACGGGCCGTCACGCCGCGGCGGAGCGGTAA
- a CDS encoding prephenate dehydrogenase, with product MTIAKISRPVCILGLGLIGGSLLRDLAAQGVDVFGFNRSPSGATAATSEGFSVSTNLIEVLQRAESAGALIVLATPMPAIGSLLDAIDEHAPTCGITDVVSVKAEVYGLVCDHGMQDRYVGGHPMAGTADSGWSASLEGLFEGAAWVVTFDHAYNSPSDSWVALWIDVVRMALSVGAEVIPTRVAQHDEAVARISHLPHIFAEALAITGDNGGALALSLAAGSFRDSTRVAGSHPSLVQAMCENNREALLVALDEALTLLHDARAALASPENDLSLLIDTGYRSRIRFEARTGVSGISGVSGRPVLRLHPGAENWISQLEQAENLGARIDVF from the coding sequence GTGACTATCGCCAAGATTTCCCGACCCGTCTGCATCCTCGGCCTCGGCCTCATCGGAGGCTCCCTCCTCCGTGACCTCGCCGCGCAAGGCGTCGACGTCTTCGGCTTCAACCGCAGCCCCTCCGGCGCCACCGCGGCCACCTCCGAAGGCTTCTCCGTGTCCACCAACCTGATCGAGGTACTGCAGCGCGCCGAATCCGCCGGTGCCCTCATCGTCCTCGCCACCCCAATGCCCGCCATTGGCTCGCTTCTCGACGCCATCGACGAGCACGCCCCTACCTGTGGCATTACCGACGTAGTCTCCGTCAAAGCCGAGGTCTACGGATTAGTGTGCGACCACGGTATGCAAGACCGCTACGTCGGCGGCCACCCCATGGCTGGCACCGCCGACTCCGGCTGGTCCGCCTCCCTGGAAGGGCTATTCGAGGGTGCCGCCTGGGTTGTCACCTTCGACCACGCTTACAACTCCCCATCCGACTCCTGGGTCGCGCTATGGATCGATGTCGTACGGATGGCACTGTCTGTCGGTGCCGAAGTGATCCCCACCCGAGTTGCGCAACACGACGAGGCCGTCGCCCGCATCTCCCACCTGCCGCACATCTTTGCAGAGGCCCTCGCGATCACCGGCGATAACGGTGGTGCCTTGGCACTTTCGCTGGCCGCGGGCTCTTTCCGCGACTCCACCCGCGTCGCCGGTTCTCACCCCTCCCTCGTCCAAGCCATGTGCGAAAACAACCGCGAAGCCCTGCTCGTAGCCCTCGATGAAGCTCTTACTCTCCTCCATGATGCGCGCGCAGCCCTCGCCTCCCCAGAGAACGACCTCAGCCTGCTCATTGACACCGGCTACCGCTCCCGCATCCGCTTCGAAGCACGCACCGGCGTCTCTGGCATATCCGGTGTTTCCGGGCGCCCCGTCCTTCGCCTCCACCCCGGCGCCGAGAACTGGATCTCCCAGCTCGAACAAGCCGAAAACCTCGGCGCCCGCATCGACGTGTTCTAG